Proteins from a genomic interval of Bradysia coprophila strain Holo2 chromosome X, BU_Bcop_v1, whole genome shotgun sequence:
- the LOC119085078 gene encoding uncharacterized protein LOC119085078 — protein sequence MIFVLILLGFLTRTISTHKTDTFPPMNKVRKHYDIDRIAKVCYEKSGVDKSELHQFEVTKDLQHIPNSQALKVYLRCFAELSEAVAPDSNKVLLPKFMKYFDDLTPAEQLIYVNMGKGCLNRVAKITDPLEYSYKIAICGKRNDNEHFHIFY from the exons atgattttcgttttaattttactCGGTTTCCTAACGCGTACGATCTCTACGCACAAAACTGATACG TTTCCCCCCATGAATAAAGTTAGGAAACACTACGACATCGATCGCATTGCGAAAGTATGCTACGAAAAAAGCGGTGTGGATAAGAGTGAATTACATCAATTTGAAGTGACTAAAGATCTGCAACACATTCCGAATAGTCAAGCACTCAAAGTATACCTTCGTTGTTTCGCAGAACTTAGTGAGGCTGTGGCTCCAGATTCTAATAAAGTGCTTCttccaaaatttatgaaatatttcgATGATTTGACGCCAGCAGAGCAACTCATTTACGTGAATATGGGTAAGGGGTGTCTCAACCGTGTAGCTAAAATTACGGATCCACTGGAATATTCGTACAAAATTGCGATTTGTGGAAAGCGAAATGACAATGAG CATTTTCATATATTCTATTGA
- the LOC119085062 gene encoding ras-related C3 botulinum toxin substrate 1 encodes MSSGRPIKCVVVGDGTVGKTCMLISYTTDSFPGEYVPTVFDNYSAPMVVDGIQVSLGLWDTAGQEDYDRLRPLSYPQTDVFLICFSVASPSSFENVTSKWYPEIKHHCPDAPIILVGTKIDLRDDRETLSALAEQGLLALKREQGQKLANKIRAVKYMECSALTQRGLKQVFDEAVRAVLRPEPLKRRQRKCIVM; translated from the exons ATGTCTTCTGGCCGGCCTATTAAATGCGTTGTAGTTGGTGACGGAACGGTCGGAAAAACTTGTATGCTGATATCATACACAACAGACAGTTTTCCGGGTGAATATGTGCCGACGGT ATTCGACAATTATTCAGCACCAATGGTGGTGGACGGTATTCAAGTCTCATTAGGTCTATGGGATACTGCTGGTCAAGAAGATTATGATAGACTTAGACCATTGTCATATCCACAAACGGATGTCTTCCTTATATGTTTTAGTGTAGCAAG CCCTTCCTCATTCGAAAACGTTACATCGAAATGGTATCCTGAAATAAAACATCATTGCCCTGATGCACCAATTATTCTAGTCG GCACTAAAATTGATTTGCGTGATGATCGTGAAACATTGAGTGCGTTAGCCGAGCAAGGTTTATTGGCATTAAAAAGAGAACAAGGACAGAAATTAG ctAACAAAATTAGGGCCGTTAAATACATGGAATGTTCTGCGTTAACACAACGTGGCCTTAAACAG gTTTTCGATGAAGCAGTCAGAGCCGTACTTAGGCCGGAACCCCTGAAACGACGACAGCGAAAGTGTATCGTAATGTAA